A genome region from Haloarcula rubripromontorii includes the following:
- a CDS encoding transposase, which produces MASTLVSRRTVFRSIARRSYVEWPAYHSTPLYDRTSIAGLESDIRTVSGAWFAHESHDSIEQFVCSLPLAYFRFDPHDRYAKSTRYEMDTLFRIFVLKEIHGWNHETALVEYLDSHPELCKQFEFETVPNQSTLWRSWHERFTADLRETVETAAQTVLITAQSEGVTVPRHPERRSPQREDDGRGSDSDDQTVLERAEQIIDHVSRIVFPVFSLDRGEGCEIHENAYWGLQTYLGLRENLAANEGARSFIHESTRDRTPLGHAHRDQIRDLSIEEIREMYRQAVTRLLDEAGRTEEFFRAGIVAIDITEADPFTGDRTGHEDEIIGTKEKTDEYAYQWATVQLVGNAVPIVLDARPVRRGESRKEIVEDLLDSAEAVVHVDNVLMDREFDSQHVLEMIGQRGLSYVVPKRMQTSEKAQAKRLLRRDQDRYETDRKLHLGKNEWHETTLIYRRKENSEHDNHRQYSVFMTNRGSGHLTEYGYRWEIESGYKSIKRFMAATTSKNFGLRFFYFAFACLLYSIWRAVDLLVQVEVTGEYEHSPIVTADNTLTLLKKETGIG; this is translated from the coding sequence GTGGCTTCGACTCTTGTCTCTCGTCGCACGGTCTTTCGAAGCATCGCTCGACGATCGTACGTCGAGTGGCCGGCGTATCATTCGACACCACTGTACGACCGAACATCGATTGCGGGATTGGAATCGGATATCCGAACGGTTTCGGGCGCGTGGTTCGCCCACGAGAGCCACGACTCAATCGAGCAGTTCGTCTGTTCGCTACCACTGGCCTACTTCAGATTCGATCCCCATGACCGCTACGCGAAGTCGACCCGGTATGAGATGGACACTCTCTTTCGCATCTTCGTGCTGAAAGAGATCCACGGATGGAATCACGAGACGGCACTCGTCGAATACCTCGACAGCCACCCTGAACTTTGCAAGCAGTTCGAGTTTGAGACCGTTCCGAACCAGTCAACACTGTGGCGAAGCTGGCACGAGCGCTTCACCGCCGATTTGCGGGAAACAGTCGAGACTGCCGCACAAACGGTTCTCATTACTGCTCAGAGCGAAGGTGTCACTGTTCCACGTCATCCGGAGCGGAGATCCCCACAGCGAGAGGACGACGGCAGGGGATCCGATTCCGACGATCAGACCGTCTTGGAACGGGCGGAACAGATCATCGACCACGTCAGCCGGATCGTCTTTCCGGTGTTCTCGTTAGATCGCGGTGAAGGCTGTGAGATTCACGAGAATGCCTACTGGGGGTTACAGACCTATCTCGGGCTGCGTGAGAACCTCGCTGCTAACGAGGGCGCTCGTAGCTTCATCCACGAGTCGACACGTGATCGGACGCCGCTTGGCCACGCCCATCGCGACCAGATTCGTGACCTCTCCATTGAGGAGATTCGCGAGATGTACCGACAGGCCGTCACCCGGCTGCTGGATGAGGCCGGCCGAACAGAGGAGTTCTTTCGGGCGGGCATCGTCGCCATCGACATCACCGAAGCTGACCCGTTTACTGGCGATAGGACGGGCCACGAAGACGAGATCATCGGCACGAAGGAGAAGACCGACGAATACGCGTACCAGTGGGCGACGGTTCAGTTAGTCGGGAATGCTGTCCCGATTGTACTCGATGCGCGACCTGTGCGGCGGGGTGAGTCACGGAAGGAGATCGTTGAGGATCTCTTGGACTCTGCTGAAGCGGTCGTTCACGTCGACAACGTCCTGATGGACCGGGAGTTCGATAGCCAGCACGTTCTGGAGATGATCGGCCAGCGGGGACTGTCGTATGTCGTGCCCAAGCGAATGCAGACCAGCGAGAAAGCCCAAGCAAAGCGGTTGCTTCGACGTGATCAAGACCGGTACGAGACCGACAGGAAGCTCCACCTCGGAAAGAACGAGTGGCACGAGACAACGCTGATCTACCGTCGAAAAGAGAACTCAGAACACGACAATCACCGGCAGTATTCGGTGTTCATGACGAATCGGGGGAGCGGGCATCTCACTGAGTACGGCTATCGGTGGGAGATCGAGAGCGGCTACAAGTCGATCAAGCGATTTATGGCCGCCACCACGTCGAAGAATTTCGGGCTGCGGTTCTTCTACTTCGCGTTCGCTTGCCTGCTGTACTCGATCTGGCGGGCTGTCGATCTACTCGTCCAAGTCGAGGTAACTGGCGAGTACGAGCATTCGCCAATTGTGACAGCTGACAACACGCTAACGCTGTTGAAGAAGGAGACGGGAATCGGATAG
- a CDS encoding glycosyltransferase family 4 protein, with the protein MEILQTPVRFYPYIGGVESYVHNIAKKHVASGHSVSVVCAKAKPESKKREVIDGITVRRLASIGQIANTNITPALPTVLLEEARKAEVIHTHLPTPWSADLSVLAGAVTGTPVVVTYHNDIIGDGLADYVATAYNRTMLQLVLRLADRIIVTQSDYLKNSKHLDSYAEKVRVIQNGVNVEQFRPVELNSEERKRLGFASDRPTLFFLSVLDGHHGYKGLDVLLESIARLNKKADIVPKLLVGGGGDAHSRYKQQATKLGIDDHVEFIGRIPDEDLVSLYSGADLFVLPSKSSDQEGFGLVVLEALACGTPVITTDVVGVSDEIVANNAGRLVAAGDSKALAESITDSLENAKFDTERGREICRKQYSWEASATELERLYYEIAEESAANSS; encoded by the coding sequence ATGGAAATTCTACAGACGCCGGTGCGATTTTATCCATATATTGGTGGTGTCGAATCTTACGTCCACAATATAGCTAAAAAACACGTGGCATCTGGACACAGTGTTTCTGTTGTTTGTGCCAAAGCCAAACCCGAAAGTAAAAAACGAGAGGTTATTGACGGCATCACCGTTCGTCGACTGGCAAGTATTGGACAAATAGCGAATACTAATATCACCCCTGCCCTGCCAACCGTCCTTCTGGAAGAGGCTCGGAAGGCAGAAGTCATTCACACACATCTTCCAACACCCTGGAGTGCAGACCTGAGCGTTCTTGCCGGTGCAGTCACCGGCACTCCTGTCGTCGTCACGTATCATAATGATATCATCGGCGACGGCCTTGCTGACTACGTAGCGACCGCGTACAATCGAACGATGCTTCAGCTAGTTCTCAGACTCGCTGACCGCATCATTGTAACACAGTCAGACTACCTGAAAAACTCGAAGCATCTTGACTCATATGCCGAGAAAGTACGGGTCATACAAAACGGAGTCAACGTCGAACAGTTCCGTCCAGTTGAACTCAACTCTGAGGAGCGAAAGCGCCTCGGCTTTGCTTCTGATCGGCCGACTCTATTCTTTTTAAGTGTGCTCGATGGTCATCACGGATATAAAGGTCTAGACGTATTATTAGAATCGATAGCACGACTTAATAAAAAAGCGGATATTGTCCCGAAATTGCTCGTCGGCGGTGGCGGTGATGCACACTCACGGTACAAACAGCAGGCCACAAAGCTCGGTATTGATGATCATGTAGAGTTCATAGGACGTATTCCCGACGAAGATCTCGTCTCGTTATACTCCGGTGCCGATTTGTTTGTGTTACCCTCAAAATCTTCTGATCAAGAAGGGTTTGGGCTGGTTGTGCTAGAAGCACTGGCTTGTGGAACCCCTGTCATAACAACGGATGTCGTTGGTGTCTCAGACGAAATCGTTGCCAACAACGCCGGCCGACTGGTCGCTGCCGGTGATTCGAAGGCACTGGCCGAAAGTATTACAGATAGTCTCGAAAACGCCAAGTTCGATACAGAGCGAGGCCGGGAGATTTGTCGTAAACAATACTCATGGGAAGCGAGTGCAACCGAGTTAGAAAGACTGTATTACGAAATTGCTGAGGAATCAGCGGCCAACTCTTCTTAA
- a CDS encoding sulfatase-like hydrolase/transferase yields the protein MTNIILLTIDCFRYDRCGFNGHHQNTTPFLDQLAGESIIFDNAFATGPYTTESAPGIFAGQHSFNGCYFNSHAWKAIPESSETIASYLNEHGFETLAVLSNPHMTADRNFDLGFNLFRNLQTDGEDPKAKTEEDNSAFSVADYAHDIKTRMRKYDSLLTPYTVPYIAHRLLQMRSGWPAHRAEYVLQEFVDELTTAVEPVFGWTHLMDLHAPIHPDVGDTSAFTNSLFRSRLLVG from the coding sequence ATGACAAACATCATACTACTCACAATAGATTGCTTCCGATATGACCGGTGTGGATTTAATGGGCACCATCAGAACACGACCCCTTTCCTAGACCAATTAGCTGGGGAATCAATTATCTTTGATAACGCGTTTGCTACAGGGCCATATACTACAGAATCAGCTCCTGGTATTTTTGCTGGCCAGCACTCGTTCAACGGTTGTTATTTTAATTCCCACGCGTGGAAAGCTATCCCTGAAAGCAGTGAGACAATCGCCTCGTATCTGAACGAACATGGGTTTGAGACGTTAGCCGTCTTATCAAACCCCCATATGACTGCGGACCGAAATTTCGATTTAGGGTTCAATTTGTTCCGGAATTTACAGACGGATGGGGAAGATCCGAAGGCAAAAACAGAGGAGGACAACTCGGCTTTCTCTGTGGCGGACTACGCACATGACATAAAGACCCGGATGAGAAAGTACGATTCATTATTAACACCATATACCGTTCCATACATAGCTCATCGGTTGCTACAGATGCGGAGTGGGTGGCCGGCCCACCGCGCTGAGTACGTACTTCAAGAGTTCGTCGACGAACTTACTACCGCGGTTGAACCGGTGTTTGGATGGACTCATCTCATGGACTTACACGCTCCGATACACCCCGACGTTGGTGATACATCAGCATTTACAAATTCGCTCTTCCGAAGCAGATTGTTGGTCGGGTAG
- a CDS encoding flippase, with protein sequence MSKHRSTLSKLAKSAAIVLLATVFGNSIGLLAEVIIARSLPPSLYGELTLAYTVVFSLGTIALLGIHQGMTRQLSATEAKKRQIQILYAGFSMIFLSAVAAVGGLYLFRGRFANLMSADYLYEFLVLLSPFLLVYPLSRAALATLRAQKRTFPAVMAQQIGGRGIAFIALLLFIIGGREFDGAIVYWVTGPLFAFIIALYFISKGGLSWNVFDTLPDGKTARKLWSFSWPLAIGSGIFLLLNRVDILMIGYFLPSNEVGYYRAVQPLKKIATFALGSFTFLFLPVATEYYTEGDTAGLDQIFTITTKWILLITLPPVLLFALFSGDIIQILFGDNYLPAAPVLTILSTGLLFRALSGLDGDMVKAIDRPQIELFSGALGLSSNIILNYVLIPVFEISGAAVATVVGYIVYNGTELIWIYHLTGASPFSVNIAKHLGVMSVLAVLVSRIVPSPIGLVDLICVGISLTLFQPVVLILTSSVDEADIDLVEQLETRMGRNLGIIKRIARKGL encoded by the coding sequence GTGAGTAAGCACCGTTCAACGTTATCTAAATTGGCAAAAAGCGCGGCAATTGTCCTATTAGCCACTGTCTTTGGAAATTCTATCGGGTTGTTGGCTGAGGTTATTATCGCTAGATCTCTCCCACCCTCACTGTATGGAGAGCTAACATTGGCATATACCGTCGTGTTCTCTCTCGGGACTATTGCACTACTTGGGATTCACCAAGGAATGACCCGGCAACTTTCAGCAACTGAGGCAAAGAAGCGTCAAATTCAGATACTCTATGCTGGATTCAGTATGATATTCCTTTCAGCTGTTGCTGCCGTTGGCGGCCTCTATCTTTTTCGGGGAAGGTTTGCAAACCTTATGTCTGCAGATTACCTTTATGAGTTTCTGGTGCTACTGTCTCCGTTTTTACTTGTTTACCCTCTCTCACGAGCAGCTCTTGCGACCCTTCGCGCACAAAAAAGAACCTTCCCTGCCGTGATGGCACAACAGATCGGTGGAAGAGGAATAGCATTCATCGCTCTCCTTTTATTTATAATAGGGGGCAGAGAATTTGATGGTGCGATAGTATACTGGGTCACCGGTCCCCTGTTCGCATTTATTATTGCTCTATATTTTATTTCGAAGGGTGGACTGTCATGGAATGTATTCGATACATTACCCGATGGAAAAACTGCTCGTAAGCTCTGGAGCTTCTCTTGGCCGCTTGCTATTGGATCAGGAATATTTCTTCTTCTAAATAGGGTAGACATTTTGATGATTGGTTATTTTTTGCCGTCAAATGAAGTGGGATATTATCGAGCGGTACAGCCCCTAAAAAAGATCGCGACCTTTGCTTTGGGCTCTTTTACATTTCTTTTTCTTCCGGTGGCAACAGAGTATTACACAGAAGGAGATACGGCAGGCCTTGATCAAATATTCACAATCACTACAAAGTGGATTCTTTTGATAACGCTTCCTCCGGTCCTACTGTTCGCCCTGTTTTCGGGAGACATCATCCAAATTCTGTTCGGGGACAACTACTTACCTGCAGCACCCGTTCTAACGATCCTGAGTACCGGACTGTTATTTCGCGCTCTCAGTGGTCTTGACGGAGATATGGTCAAAGCAATTGATCGTCCTCAAATCGAGCTATTCTCTGGTGCTTTAGGCCTGTCTTCAAATATTATCCTGAATTATGTTTTAATACCAGTGTTCGAAATATCCGGAGCAGCCGTTGCTACTGTTGTCGGATATATTGTCTATAATGGGACCGAACTAATCTGGATTTACCACCTCACAGGTGCATCTCCATTCTCAGTTAATATTGCCAAACATCTCGGTGTCATGTCCGTACTTGCGGTACTGGTTTCAAGAATTGTGCCCTCCCCCATTGGACTGGTGGATCTAATTTGTGTTGGTATCAGTTTGACCCTTTTTCAACCGGTAGTTCTCATTCTGACCTCAAGCGTAGATGAGGCTGATATTGACCTGGTTGAACAGTTAGAAACGAGAATGGGACGGAATCTTGGAATAATAAAGAGAATAGCTAGAAAGGGGCTTTAG
- a CDS encoding SDR family oxidoreductase — MQILVTGGAGFIGGHLAERFVRDGHDVVVVDNLEPFYDLDIKRHNIDNGRKVAEESDGSYEFIEGDVRDGDFVTELVADADYVYHQAAQAGVRPSVQNPRKYDEINVGGTLNLLDACRDKGIERFVMASSSSVYGVPQYLPYDEQHPTTPVSPYGASKLAAERYACSYAEVYDFPAVALRYFTVYGPRMRPNMAISNFVSRCINGDPPIIYGDGAQTRDFTYIEDIIEANVTLLDEDAADGEAINIGSTDNIEIKTLAMEIRDQLAPDIELVYEDRHDADAEHTHADTSKARDLIEYEPEHTIREGVSKFVEWYRQNREWYEPLVRDS; from the coding sequence ATGCAAATTCTTGTCACTGGAGGGGCAGGATTCATCGGCGGACATCTCGCTGAACGCTTTGTCCGAGACGGCCATGATGTCGTCGTTGTGGATAACCTCGAACCATTTTACGACCTTGATATTAAACGGCATAATATCGACAATGGCCGCAAAGTAGCTGAAGAGAGTGACGGAAGTTACGAATTTATCGAAGGTGATGTCCGTGACGGCGACTTCGTCACAGAACTAGTCGCCGATGCTGACTACGTCTACCACCAGGCCGCACAAGCCGGTGTTAGACCGAGTGTACAGAACCCCCGGAAATATGACGAAATCAACGTCGGTGGCACGCTGAATCTGCTTGATGCTTGCCGGGACAAGGGTATCGAACGGTTCGTAATGGCATCCTCATCGTCGGTCTATGGAGTTCCGCAATATCTTCCATACGACGAACAGCATCCGACGACGCCCGTTTCGCCATACGGCGCATCAAAACTAGCAGCTGAACGGTATGCCTGCTCGTATGCTGAGGTATATGATTTCCCGGCTGTTGCGCTGCGATATTTCACTGTCTATGGTCCACGGATGCGCCCAAACATGGCTATCTCGAACTTTGTCTCCCGCTGTATCAATGGTGATCCGCCGATCATCTATGGTGATGGTGCACAGACGCGGGATTTCACGTATATCGAAGATATCATCGAAGCGAACGTCACATTGCTTGATGAGGACGCGGCTGACGGCGAAGCTATCAATATTGGCTCGACAGATAACATTGAAATCAAAACGCTAGCCATGGAGATTCGTGACCAACTGGCTCCAGATATAGAACTAGTATACGAAGATCGTCACGACGCCGATGCTGAACACACGCATGCTGATACGTCCAAGGCACGTGACCTTATTGAGTACGAACCAGAGCACACGATCAGAGAAGGAGTCTCGAAGTTTGTTGAGTGGTACCGTCAGAATCGAGAGTGGTACGAGCCACTTGTCAGGGACTCCTAG
- a CDS encoding glycosyltransferase family 4 protein, with protein MNVCFISNVIYPFVTGGAEKRIHEIGTRLAANGHDVTVYGRHFWDGPKEITHEGMTLRAVSPNRELYTDDDGRRSIGEALEFAKDVVVPLRRHVDEHDVVVASVFPYFPVLSSKLGVLGTDTPLVTTWHEVWGDYWDGYLGHLAPFGKGVEHATARIPQHPIAVSELTAGRLGDIGPEREQIRTVPNGIDYEQIRDTPPAEDGFDVLFAGRLIEDKRVDILLRAFDQVAPEEATLGIVGDGPERSELESLADSLSVAERITFTGFLEEYDDVLAQMQTGSIFATPSTREGFGITAVEAMAAGCTVIGADHPDSAVGEVVGDAGFLADPTVEGVANVLDRVLAGAEPTTEPRQRAQRFDWDQVAEDALDAYTAAATDEW; from the coding sequence ATGAATGTCTGTTTCATAAGTAATGTGATATATCCGTTCGTAACTGGCGGTGCGGAAAAGCGAATCCACGAGATTGGTACCCGACTCGCTGCCAACGGCCACGACGTAACCGTCTACGGACGCCACTTCTGGGATGGGCCGAAAGAAATCACGCACGAGGGAATGACACTCCGGGCAGTGAGTCCAAACCGCGAACTCTACACGGATGACGATGGACGACGGTCAATCGGCGAAGCGCTAGAGTTCGCAAAAGACGTGGTCGTTCCACTGCGCCGCCACGTAGACGAACACGATGTCGTCGTCGCGTCCGTGTTTCCCTATTTTCCGGTCCTGTCTAGCAAACTCGGGGTTCTCGGTACCGACACGCCGCTCGTAACAACCTGGCACGAAGTCTGGGGGGATTACTGGGACGGATATCTCGGGCATCTAGCACCGTTTGGCAAGGGAGTCGAGCACGCAACTGCCCGCATCCCACAGCACCCAATTGCTGTCTCGGAACTCACCGCAGGTCGTCTGGGGGACATCGGTCCTGAACGCGAACAGATTCGGACTGTTCCGAACGGAATCGATTACGAGCAGATTCGAGACACGCCCCCCGCTGAGGATGGGTTCGATGTCCTCTTCGCAGGGCGGTTAATCGAGGACAAGCGCGTCGATATCCTCCTGCGAGCGTTCGACCAAGTCGCGCCAGAAGAAGCCACACTCGGCATCGTCGGCGACGGACCCGAACGGTCGGAACTCGAAAGTTTAGCCGATTCGCTATCGGTAGCTGAGCGAATAACGTTTACCGGCTTCCTCGAGGAGTACGACGACGTCTTGGCACAGATGCAGACGGGCAGTATCTTCGCGACACCGAGCACGCGCGAAGGCTTCGGGATCACGGCTGTGGAGGCAATGGCAGCGGGCTGTACGGTCATCGGGGCAGATCATCCGGACTCGGCGGTCGGCGAGGTCGTCGGCGATGCGGGGTTCCTAGCCGACCCGACTGTCGAAGGTGTTGCCAATGTACTGGACCGTGTCCTGGCCGGTGCAGAGCCCACCACGGAGCCACGACAGCGCGCACAACGGTTTGATTGGGACCAAGTAGCCGAAGATGCTCTGGACGCGTATACGGCTGCAGCGACTGACGAGTGGTGA
- a CDS encoding IS1096 element passenger TnpR family protein has translation MTAYRFRVKFDPDPTSLWRDIVVGADRTIAEFQSAINPAFGLDQGHLWFVGDDEDYWDSAVKYQCQQEYEESLGGDPVLRTERIENAGDVTIGEMTRQLGLEQYDRICYLYDYGDEWRFYAILKEILSDEPSDTEPTVGKEKGDPIDDQYEPSGADESGPLLPDPLYSVLPETAVPVADLRELEEHEDIVHVLPLLSIETGFGAVCERFAIQFKETGYVLENFQPGWQIVEEVDGANKTEEELLAALADAVREWHAEIAEISGAMTGQHFGEETVEAMHVELEAELERKGYGHLL, from the coding sequence ATGACTGCCTACCGATTTCGCGTCAAGTTCGACCCCGATCCGACATCCCTGTGGCGAGATATCGTCGTCGGCGCAGACAGAACGATCGCTGAATTCCAATCAGCAATCAACCCCGCATTCGGGCTCGATCAGGGGCATCTCTGGTTTGTCGGCGACGACGAGGACTACTGGGACAGCGCAGTCAAATACCAGTGCCAGCAGGAGTATGAGGAATCACTTGGTGGCGATCCGGTATTACGTACCGAGCGGATCGAGAACGCGGGTGATGTGACGATCGGTGAGATGACTCGTCAACTCGGTCTCGAACAGTACGACCGCATCTGCTATCTCTACGACTACGGCGACGAGTGGCGCTTCTACGCTATCCTGAAAGAGATTCTCAGCGATGAACCGAGTGACACAGAGCCAACAGTCGGGAAAGAGAAAGGCGATCCGATCGACGACCAGTACGAGCCGTCGGGGGCCGATGAGAGCGGCCCTCTTCTGCCTGATCCGCTGTATTCTGTACTGCCAGAAACCGCTGTGCCCGTTGCGGACCTCCGTGAACTGGAGGAGCACGAGGATATCGTCCACGTCCTTCCGTTACTCAGCATCGAAACCGGGTTCGGAGCAGTCTGTGAGCGGTTCGCGATTCAGTTCAAGGAGACAGGATACGTCCTCGAAAACTTTCAGCCGGGGTGGCAGATCGTCGAGGAAGTCGATGGGGCAAACAAGACCGAGGAAGAACTTCTCGCCGCGCTTGCGGACGCAGTCCGTGAGTGGCACGCTGAAATCGCGGAGATCTCGGGGGCGATGACGGGACAACACTTCGGCGAGGAAACTGTCGAAGCGATGCACGTCGAACTGGAAGCCGAACTCGAACGCAAAGGGTACGGCCACCTGTTGTAG
- a CDS encoding sulfatase, which yields MGSKPNIIFLVVDTCRASTFHNLLQEGKIPNFKSLFDDAVMYENATAAGPWTVPSHGSMFTGLYPSQHGTSANKPNFNPPNTPIAQALNQEGYHTVGVSANPWISPGFNFDKGFDQFKTAYDLFWGGAELGDIRNLSSRREQVRTLSNRISITSSVKTIANIVYEKFWAKRSDSGAKKITSDALSILENAGNDPQFLFLNYMEPHLDYEPPDNVARDELPDNVDLQEARQLNQNPWKYIAGQESMSPQHFEILRSLYRSELRYLDTQIGRLLEGIKEKNIMDNTCIVVAGDHGENIGEHGLMDHQYCLYQTLVHVPLAIRYPDTVAPRNVTDLVETKDIYGALCEIASVGNEDVANPLLNEEDRDNQVISEYPEPQPSMDALEERAGKLDDETREYDRSLRAIRIGPWKLIEGSDGLTELYNLEEDSAESTPRSNTEQTERLHNRLVSELGELTVGTNNESSVNETTQSRLEDLGYI from the coding sequence ATGGGATCAAAGCCTAATATTATATTCCTCGTAGTCGACACTTGCAGAGCCTCAACTTTCCATAATCTTCTTCAAGAAGGCAAAATACCGAACTTCAAATCATTATTTGATGATGCAGTTATGTATGAGAACGCTACTGCGGCCGGCCCGTGGACAGTTCCCTCTCATGGTTCAATGTTCACAGGACTCTATCCCTCACAACATGGTACTTCTGCAAACAAGCCAAATTTCAATCCACCGAACACGCCAATTGCTCAGGCACTTAATCAGGAAGGATATCACACTGTCGGGGTTTCCGCTAACCCTTGGATATCCCCCGGGTTCAATTTTGATAAGGGATTTGACCAGTTCAAAACAGCATATGACCTATTCTGGGGTGGTGCAGAACTTGGAGATATTCGGAACCTTTCCTCTCGCCGCGAACAGGTGCGTACACTGTCAAATCGAATTAGCATAACATCAAGTGTCAAGACTATTGCGAACATAGTATACGAAAAATTCTGGGCAAAACGATCTGATAGTGGAGCGAAAAAAATAACATCTGATGCACTATCTATATTAGAAAATGCGGGAAATGATCCGCAGTTTCTCTTTCTGAATTATATGGAACCACATCTGGATTACGAACCACCCGACAATGTGGCGAGGGACGAACTGCCTGACAACGTAGACCTACAGGAAGCGCGCCAGCTCAATCAAAACCCATGGAAATACATTGCTGGCCAAGAATCAATGAGTCCTCAACACTTTGAGATTCTTCGCAGCCTTTACCGTTCAGAACTCCGATATCTTGACACTCAAATTGGCCGTCTACTTGAGGGAATTAAAGAAAAAAACATCATGGATAATACCTGTATCGTTGTCGCTGGAGATCATGGAGAAAATATCGGAGAGCACGGGTTGATGGATCATCAGTATTGCTTATACCAAACATTAGTTCACGTTCCACTCGCGATTCGATATCCAGATACGGTGGCTCCTAGAAACGTCACGGATCTCGTGGAAACAAAGGACATCTATGGAGCCCTATGTGAGATTGCAAGTGTGGGTAACGAAGACGTTGCAAATCCCTTACTGAACGAAGAAGACAGAGACAATCAAGTAATCTCGGAATACCCAGAGCCCCAGCCGTCGATGGATGCTTTGGAAGAACGGGCTGGAAAGCTTGATGACGAAACTCGAGAATATGACCGTTCTCTTCGCGCGATTCGAATAGGACCTTGGAAACTTATTGAGGGGTCGGATGGTCTCACAGAGTTATACAATCTCGAAGAAGATTCGGCAGAATCGACTCCAAGAAGTAATACTGAGCAAACTGAGCGGCTTCACAATCGGCTAGTATCTGAACTCGGCGAATTAACTGTTGGTACGAACAATGAGTCCAGTGTAAACGAGACTACCCAGAGTCGACTAGAAGACTTAGGATATATTTGA
- a CDS encoding IS1595 family transposase: protein MFPFELLSSEESAANLLEQVRWREGLCCPRCRSESVIKHGSYREYQRYLCKDCDRTFNDKTGTIFAHAKIGLDKLLFAFYSFLRFNTSIRQLDAEIDVSYRSLRRRVEQFARTLDAPAINLVGPVEIDEFYVSAGKKGRERDQESRSRALSKRGRGTYEGDKPPVFTLVDRGSGQRYVVPAKSTDEATVRLLLDNHEKESLTVYTDGFRAYDPLDDDESFHRESVIHGDGEYVDEDAHVNTCESHASLARRWLSPHRGVSKDKLTAYLRPFQLRRRVLRKPGREALKQIIREVL from the coding sequence ATGTTCCCATTTGAATTGCTGAGTTCAGAGGAGAGCGCCGCGAACCTGCTGGAGCAGGTTCGCTGGCGCGAGGGCCTCTGTTGCCCGCGCTGCCGGTCTGAATCGGTGATCAAACACGGCAGCTATCGAGAGTATCAACGGTATCTCTGTAAGGATTGCGACCGCACGTTCAACGACAAGACCGGCACGATCTTCGCGCACGCGAAGATCGGCCTTGACAAGCTGTTATTCGCGTTCTACTCGTTCCTCCGGTTCAATACGAGTATCCGCCAGCTAGACGCTGAAATTGACGTTTCGTATCGCTCGCTTCGCCGGCGCGTCGAGCAGTTCGCCAGAACGCTCGACGCGCCAGCCATCAACCTCGTTGGCCCGGTCGAGATTGACGAGTTCTACGTCTCTGCTGGGAAGAAAGGCCGCGAGCGCGACCAAGAGTCGCGCTCGCGTGCTCTCTCGAAACGCGGACGAGGAACGTATGAGGGAGACAAACCGCCAGTGTTCACGCTCGTTGATCGCGGCAGCGGTCAGCGATACGTCGTCCCAGCGAAATCCACCGATGAAGCGACCGTGCGACTCCTTCTCGACAACCACGAGAAGGAGTCGCTGACCGTCTACACGGACGGATTTCGGGCCTACGATCCACTCGACGATGACGAGAGCTTCCACCGAGAATCAGTAATTCACGGTGACGGCGAGTACGTTGATGAAGACGCACACGTGAACACGTGCGAGAGCCACGCGTCGCTGGCGCGACGGTGGCTCTCGCCGCACCGAGGTGTCTCAAAAGACAAACTGACAGCGTATCTCAGACCGTTCCAACTTCGGCGACGAGTCCTCCGCAAACCGGGACGAGAAGCACTGAAACAGATTATCCGAGAAGTTCTCTGA